A single Halobellus ruber DNA region contains:
- a CDS encoding Mut7-C RNAse domain-containing protein: protein MPDRLLLDAMLGKLATYLRMCGYDAAYALDGVDDPAGGPTDDEILATARRSERTVLTRDRELAARADDALCIHSRDVPDQLAELRAAGYELSLDATPTRCGVCNGPVRPVGDEESLPAYAPDPAGTDCFRCRDCEQVFWKGSHWEDVRATLRSV, encoded by the coding sequence ATGCCCGACCGACTGTTGCTCGACGCGATGCTCGGGAAACTGGCGACGTACCTCCGGATGTGCGGCTACGACGCCGCGTACGCCCTCGACGGCGTCGACGACCCCGCCGGCGGCCCGACCGACGACGAGATACTCGCGACGGCGCGGCGGTCGGAACGGACGGTGCTCACGCGCGACCGGGAGTTGGCGGCGCGCGCCGACGACGCGCTGTGCATCCACTCCCGCGACGTTCCGGACCAACTCGCCGAGCTACGGGCTGCGGGCTACGAGCTCTCTCTCGACGCGACTCCGACCCGGTGCGGCGTCTGTAACGGACCGGTCCGGCCGGTTGGCGACGAGGAGTCGCTGCCGGCGTACGCGCCGGACCCCGCCGGGACCGACTGCTTTCGGTGCCGGGACTGCGAGCAGGTCTTCTGGAAGGGGAGCCACTGGGAGGACGTGCGGGCGACGCTCCGATCGGTGTAG
- a CDS encoding MBL fold metallo-hydrolase, translating to MTRSDWGEWLPRAVESADPDTVAIWYLGCNGFVLKGSDGTTVAIDPYLGTGDPPRTIRMIPVPFDPADVDEMDAVFATHEHTDHTHGPSQAPILAGTGAPFYAPDDSLAVALEEEAWPANYDVDDEQFVEVAEGDAVEVGEFTVHVEFSHDPDSTHPVSYVFEHDSGTFFHGGDTKPHAEFDALGDQYDIDLGVLAFGAVGNIDDKETGEPKRTRWYSTENGIVEAASALRIDRLLPSHWDMWKGLTADPKVLHHHARSYAYPRSLEIAEIGDRVDL from the coding sequence ATGACCCGGAGCGATTGGGGCGAGTGGCTGCCGCGCGCCGTGGAATCGGCCGACCCCGACACCGTCGCGATCTGGTATCTCGGCTGTAACGGCTTCGTTCTGAAGGGGTCCGACGGAACGACCGTCGCCATCGATCCCTACCTGGGCACGGGGGATCCGCCGCGGACGATCCGGATGATTCCAGTGCCGTTCGACCCCGCCGACGTCGACGAGATGGACGCCGTGTTCGCGACGCACGAGCACACCGATCACACCCACGGACCCAGCCAGGCGCCGATCCTGGCGGGCACGGGCGCGCCGTTCTACGCCCCGGACGACTCGCTTGCGGTCGCGCTGGAAGAGGAAGCCTGGCCTGCGAACTACGACGTTGACGACGAACAGTTCGTCGAGGTCGCGGAAGGCGACGCCGTCGAGGTCGGCGAGTTCACCGTCCACGTCGAGTTCTCACACGACCCGGACTCGACGCACCCGGTCTCGTACGTCTTCGAACACGACTCGGGAACGTTCTTCCACGGCGGCGACACGAAACCCCACGCGGAGTTCGACGCCCTGGGGGATCAATACGACATCGACCTCGGCGTGTTGGCGTTCGGCGCGGTCGGCAACATCGACGACAAGGAGACGGGCGAACCGAAGCGGACGCGGTGGTACTCCACGGAGAACGGGATCGTCGAGGCCGCCTCGGCCCTCCGGATCGACCGGCTGCTCCCGAGCCACTGGGATATGTGGAAGGGCCTGACCGCGGACCCCAAAGTTCTGCATCACCACGCTCGAAGCTACGCGTATCCGCGGTCGCTGGAGATCGCGGAGATTGGGGATCGGGTCGATCTCTGA
- a CDS encoding HD domain-containing protein, with protein sequence MSSSPGNGGREYDPEAAHNFPDGRLNEVLPTLRSDPEITAYLEAQNVNAVARKGYNDHGTKHIEIVRNRALCLYDLLKGGGVAFNGASQQGLEEADEAVIVALAATLHDIGHVVHRDSHAYYSIPLAADLLDRLLREFGFYDAGEAVRMKGEVLHAILCHHTEEDPLTTEAGVIRVADALDMERGRSRIPYEEGWRGINTLSSQAIENVSVRPGDGKPVLVEISMINAAGVYQVDSLLKAKLDDSGLEDHIRIVAVNTKSDDQLVERIEL encoded by the coding sequence ATGAGCAGTTCCCCCGGCAACGGCGGCCGCGAGTACGACCCCGAGGCAGCCCACAACTTCCCGGACGGTCGGCTGAACGAGGTGTTACCGACGCTCCGTTCGGACCCCGAGATCACGGCGTACCTGGAGGCCCAGAACGTCAACGCGGTGGCCCGGAAGGGGTACAACGACCACGGAACCAAGCACATCGAGATCGTCCGCAACCGCGCGCTGTGTCTCTACGACCTCCTGAAAGGCGGCGGCGTGGCGTTCAACGGTGCCTCACAACAGGGACTCGAGGAGGCCGACGAGGCGGTGATCGTTGCCCTGGCGGCGACGCTGCACGACATCGGCCACGTCGTCCACCGCGACAGTCACGCGTACTACTCGATCCCGCTCGCGGCCGACCTCCTCGACCGGCTGCTTCGGGAGTTCGGGTTCTACGACGCCGGCGAGGCCGTCCGGATGAAAGGTGAGGTGCTCCACGCGATCCTGTGTCACCACACCGAGGAGGACCCGCTCACCACGGAAGCGGGCGTGATCCGGGTTGCCGACGCCTTAGACATGGAGCGTGGTCGGTCGCGGATCCCCTACGAGGAGGGCTGGCGCGGGATCAATACCCTGTCGAGTCAGGCCATCGAGAACGTCTCAGTCCGGCCCGGCGACGGGAAGCCGGTGCTCGTGGAGATCTCGATGATCAACGCCGCGGGCGTCTACCAGGTCGACAGCCTCCTGAAAGCGAAGCTCGACGATTCGGGGCTGGAGGATCACATCAGGATCGTCGCGGTCAACACCAAAAGCGACGACCAGCTGGTCGAGCGGATCGAACTGTAG
- the tatA gene encoding twin-arginine translocase TatA/TatE family subunit, translating to MFGTITPLFPGLPGGPEVLVVLLILVLLFGANKIPKLARSTGQAMGEFKRGREEIEEELSEIEGESDDDDETVAETDTDTSTATETN from the coding sequence ATGTTCGGAACCATCACCCCACTGTTCCCGGGCCTGCCGGGTGGCCCCGAAGTGCTCGTCGTCTTGCTCATCCTGGTGCTTCTGTTCGGCGCCAACAAGATCCCGAAGCTGGCCCGATCGACGGGGCAGGCGATGGGCGAGTTCAAGCGCGGCCGAGAGGAGATCGAGGAGGAACTGAGCGAGATCGAAGGCGAGAGCGACGATGACGACGAGACGGTCGCCGAGACCGACACGGATACTTCGACCGCGACCGAGACGAACTGA
- a CDS encoding DUF302 domain-containing protein — MTLPIDPDAIAGGDIGEERATLRMDFEAAVEHVREAFLDAGFGIATEFSPSELLNEKVNAGRDPYYVLGACNPEMADRALDATDRRIGSLFPCNVVVWQEEPGVQTVYHVSIMRIAQLLGVVADEEAMDDIVAETGELVDEAFGNLEAAST; from the coding sequence ATGACACTCCCTATCGATCCGGACGCGATCGCGGGCGGCGACATCGGCGAGGAACGCGCGACGCTCCGAATGGACTTCGAGGCGGCGGTCGAACACGTCCGCGAAGCCTTCCTCGACGCGGGGTTCGGCATCGCCACGGAGTTCTCGCCCTCGGAGCTGCTCAACGAGAAGGTAAACGCTGGACGTGACCCCTACTACGTGCTCGGGGCGTGTAACCCGGAGATGGCGGATCGCGCGCTCGACGCCACGGACCGGCGTATCGGGAGCCTGTTCCCGTGTAACGTCGTGGTCTGGCAGGAGGAACCGGGCGTTCAGACGGTCTACCACGTGAGCATAATGCGCATCGCGCAGCTGCTCGGAGTGGTTGCCGACGAGGAGGCGATGGACGACATCGTCGCGGAGACGGGCGAACTGGTCGACGAGGCGTTCGGAAACCTGGAGGCGGCGTCGACGTGA
- a CDS encoding spondin domain-containing protein, translated as MSQDRTRRRFVRAIGGIGLGTMAGCLGGDEGSGSGTTTESGEMTDSEMTTEATETTDSGGMDAGPAAITVRIENVAATDFYGDDTHTGGQIWITPGAYAVHPGGNPMFTEGEPASVGLEALAEAGPPTGFPDEPGLVAELRSDDAAATAGAYTPADTVADPNDPMGEVPGAPPIAPGGAFEFTVEAEPGARLSVASMFVPSNDVFLAPGAPGIELWPMDGDPVSGDVTDAVELWDAGTEPNAQPPGEGPDQAPAQNSLDQGDDEDGVVRPLSSVDDGYRYPAVNDLVGITLTPEGSMEGSDGGSMTDTQS; from the coding sequence ATGTCACAAGACAGGACGCGGCGACGGTTCGTTCGGGCGATCGGTGGTATCGGACTCGGCACGATGGCCGGCTGTCTCGGTGGCGACGAGGGCTCCGGGTCGGGGACGACGACCGAGTCGGGGGAGATGACCGACTCGGAGATGACGACCGAAGCCACGGAGACGACTGACTCCGGCGGGATGGACGCCGGACCCGCGGCGATCACGGTGCGGATCGAGAACGTCGCCGCGACGGATTTCTACGGCGACGACACCCACACCGGCGGTCAGATCTGGATCACGCCCGGGGCGTACGCGGTCCATCCCGGCGGGAATCCGATGTTCACCGAGGGCGAGCCGGCGTCGGTCGGCCTCGAAGCGCTCGCGGAGGCGGGCCCGCCGACCGGCTTCCCCGACGAGCCGGGACTGGTTGCGGAACTCCGGTCCGACGACGCCGCCGCAACCGCCGGCGCGTACACGCCGGCCGACACCGTGGCGGACCCCAACGACCCGATGGGGGAGGTCCCCGGCGCGCCGCCGATCGCGCCGGGCGGCGCCTTCGAGTTCACCGTCGAGGCCGAACCGGGGGCTCGTCTCTCCGTCGCGAGTATGTTCGTCCCCTCCAACGACGTCTTCCTCGCGCCCGGAGCGCCCGGCATCGAACTGTGGCCGATGGACGGCGACCCGGTCTCCGGTGACGTGACCGACGCCGTCGAACTCTGGGACGCGGGCACGGAGCCCAACGCACAGCCGCCCGGTGAGGGGCCGGATCAGGCGCCCGCACAGAACAGCCTCGACCAGGGCGACGACGAGGACGGCGTCGTGCGGCCGCTGTCGAGCGTCGACGACGGCTACCGGTATCCAGCGGTGAACGACCTCGTCGGGATCACACTGACTCCGGAAGGATCGATGGAGGGGAGCGACGGCGGATCGATGACCGACACCCAGTCCTGA
- a CDS encoding DUF7139 domain-containing protein: MPSLSEVYEGKERVVSLRRLTFGLGLFVVGSLLVVIGIVVATTGLVYGSDIAALTAKRQLGAILAGVGVPAVFLGVFAVLPSGRLTKAAAVVGAGIGVVGVALFTHAYPCRWSGSVCGAGKPDLTLATVGLYSLGVLLTFWCLFVGVANFKTRNDPGGTARVNVTRKRETKYVPVERSGGSAGAGGIGFFGTTPDGNVETQTAGPGTASDGGTESASISSPLDGSGSQSSTSPPRADQQSRAGPSGGRDGGGATAADSGPEAAASDVYCGNCAHFEYVRTDEGIQPYCGAHEELMDDMDPCQQWESRAKKRRHRR, encoded by the coding sequence ATGCCCAGCCTTTCGGAGGTATACGAGGGGAAGGAGCGAGTCGTGAGCCTCCGGCGACTCACGTTCGGGTTGGGGCTGTTCGTCGTCGGGTCGCTGCTCGTGGTGATCGGTATCGTCGTCGCGACCACGGGCCTGGTCTACGGCTCCGACATCGCCGCGCTCACCGCCAAGCGGCAGCTCGGCGCCATCCTCGCCGGCGTCGGGGTCCCCGCGGTGTTTCTGGGGGTCTTCGCGGTCCTCCCGTCGGGACGGCTCACGAAGGCGGCGGCGGTGGTCGGCGCCGGGATCGGGGTCGTCGGCGTCGCGCTCTTCACGCACGCGTACCCCTGCCGGTGGTCGGGGTCGGTCTGTGGGGCGGGGAAGCCCGATCTCACGCTTGCGACGGTCGGGCTCTACTCGCTGGGCGTGCTGTTGACCTTCTGGTGTCTGTTCGTCGGCGTCGCGAACTTCAAGACGCGCAACGACCCCGGCGGCACCGCGAGGGTGAACGTGACGCGCAAACGCGAGACGAAGTACGTCCCGGTCGAGCGATCAGGTGGGTCGGCCGGAGCCGGCGGCATCGGCTTCTTCGGAACCACCCCGGATGGGAACGTCGAAACCCAGACCGCCGGGCCGGGGACGGCGTCCGACGGCGGGACCGAGTCGGCGTCGATCAGCTCGCCGCTCGACGGGTCAGGGTCGCAGTCGTCGACGTCTCCGCCCCGGGCCGATCAGCAGTCCCGCGCGGGACCGTCAGGCGGCCGGGACGGCGGCGGAGCGACCGCGGCCGACAGCGGTCCCGAGGCGGCCGCCAGCGACGTCTACTGCGGCAACTGCGCACACTTCGAGTACGTCCGGACCGACGAGGGAATCCAGCCCTACTGCGGCGCCCACGAGGAGCTGATGGACGATATGGACCCCTGCCAGCAGTGGGAGTCGCGCGCAAAGAAGCGGCGACACCGTCGCTGA
- a CDS encoding DUF5789 family protein, with protein MADDADEEADEEPPVELGEETPVEGQPLARVAARLTWPHEVSRIEAQEGDSVIRTPSGPQSISAVLDDVDETYIDSRQAFVTAVRDVIGAGPVETE; from the coding sequence ATGGCAGACGACGCGGACGAGGAAGCCGACGAGGAGCCCCCCGTCGAACTGGGCGAGGAGACACCCGTCGAGGGGCAGCCGCTCGCGCGGGTCGCCGCCCGGCTCACCTGGCCCCACGAAGTGAGCCGGATCGAAGCACAGGAGGGCGATAGCGTCATCCGGACGCCGTCGGGACCGCAGTCGATCTCGGCGGTGTTGGACGACGTCGACGAGACGTACATCGACTCCAGACAGGCGTTCGTGACGGCCGTTCGCGACGTCATCGGCGCCGGGCCCGTCGAGACCGAGTGA
- a CDS encoding redoxin domain-containing protein: MVSVGDDAPDFTVPLADGSIGSFTLSDRLDEAPLVLAFFPAAFTPTCTTEMCTFRDRLSEFEAIDATVYGISIDTPFTLNEFRAQNDLNFGLLSDANRTTLDAYDVAMDFERFGVDDVAKRAVFVVDEDGTVTYAWVSDDPGAEPDYDAVARAADDARP, translated from the coding sequence ATGGTTTCAGTCGGCGACGACGCTCCGGACTTCACCGTACCGCTCGCAGACGGCTCCATCGGGTCGTTCACGCTCTCGGACCGCCTCGACGAGGCGCCGCTGGTGCTCGCGTTCTTCCCCGCGGCGTTCACGCCGACGTGTACCACCGAGATGTGCACCTTCCGCGACCGACTCTCGGAGTTCGAGGCGATCGACGCGACGGTGTACGGTATCAGCATCGACACGCCGTTCACGCTCAACGAGTTCCGGGCGCAGAACGACCTGAACTTCGGCCTCCTCAGCGACGCCAACCGCACGACCCTCGACGCCTACGACGTGGCGATGGACTTCGAGCGGTTCGGCGTCGACGACGTGGCGAAACGGGCGGTGTTCGTCGTCGACGAAGACGGGACGGTGACGTACGCCTGGGTGAGCGACGACCCCGGCGCGGAACCCGACTACGACGCCGTCGCCCGCGCGGCCGACGACGCTCGGCCGTAG
- a CDS encoding DUF5788 family protein, with protein MKEFERKQLLERVNREGATVGAEIPETIEVQGEEVDLREFVFEIKRRDTVPAGERDRVDRAKKNLRRERLQRVQRIEDGEITYEKGERIAESVIGIDRALNALEQLRPVDLDGEADRKEAADRKRWMNFLKQALGRDDGGASAQGGRGRSRGGGL; from the coding sequence GTGAAGGAGTTCGAACGAAAACAGTTGCTGGAGCGGGTCAACCGCGAGGGCGCGACGGTCGGCGCGGAGATCCCCGAGACGATCGAGGTTCAGGGCGAGGAGGTCGACCTCCGGGAGTTCGTCTTCGAGATCAAGCGTCGCGACACCGTCCCCGCGGGGGAGCGCGACCGGGTCGACCGCGCGAAGAAGAACCTCCGACGGGAGCGGCTCCAGCGCGTCCAGCGCATCGAGGACGGCGAGATCACCTACGAGAAGGGAGAACGGATCGCCGAGAGCGTCATCGGGATCGACCGCGCGTTGAACGCTCTCGAACAGCTCCGGCCGGTCGACCTCGACGGGGAGGCCGACCGCAAGGAGGCCGCCGACCGCAAGCGGTGGATGAACTTCCTGAAGCAGGCGCTCGGCCGCGACGACGGCGGCGCGTCGGCGCAGGGCGGCCGGGGGCGAAGCCGGGGTGGCGGGCTGTGA
- a CDS encoding CPBP family intramembrane glutamic endopeptidase → MSVHARIRAAADESTWLQRSLLLGLVLSIAWSSWSVPPTDLTARVVRDVVVFLIAPATLAITHGRRLGYRIDRVAVRDTVLLAAFVLPFYLVGSSLPSIRAYYPMWQTTTALGSFLPHTIQQLAVVVAAETYYRGLLCVGVSDEFGFKSVFISPVVYALHHAGKPPIELLLSGPTDVLFGAVDYHSGSILPSIVAHGLGLTLLDWLTLHDPLFPPSKVVSALRWLPVPL, encoded by the coding sequence GTGTCAGTCCACGCCCGCATCCGCGCTGCCGCCGACGAGTCCACCTGGCTCCAGCGCTCGCTCCTGCTCGGACTCGTCCTCTCGATCGCGTGGAGTTCGTGGTCGGTCCCACCGACGGACCTGACTGCGCGCGTCGTCCGCGACGTCGTCGTGTTCCTCATCGCGCCGGCGACGCTCGCGATCACCCACGGCCGCCGGCTGGGCTACCGGATCGATCGGGTCGCGGTCCGCGACACCGTCCTGCTCGCGGCGTTCGTGCTTCCCTTCTACCTCGTCGGGTCGTCGCTGCCGAGTATCCGTGCGTACTACCCGATGTGGCAGACGACCACCGCCCTGGGGTCGTTCCTGCCGCACACCATCCAGCAGCTGGCGGTCGTCGTCGCGGCCGAAACCTACTATCGCGGGCTGCTCTGCGTCGGCGTCAGCGACGAGTTCGGGTTCAAGAGCGTCTTCATCAGCCCCGTCGTGTACGCCCTCCACCACGCCGGGAAGCCGCCGATCGAGCTCCTGCTTTCGGGACCGACCGACGTGCTGTTCGGCGCGGTCGACTACCACAGCGGCTCGATCCTCCCCTCGATCGTCGCTCACGGCCTGGGGCTGACGCTGCTGGACTGGCTCACGCTCCACGACCCGCTGTTCCCGCCGTCGAAGGTCGTGTCGGCCCTGCGGTGGCTCCCGGTACCGCTGTGA
- the polX gene encoding DNA polymerase/3'-5' exonuclease PolX — translation MSRNDEVAARLEEFADLLEANGVEYKPNSYRRAAENVREHTEPIEDLAGEGEDAVATIDGVGDAISAKIVEYIQTGEIEELAALREELPVDIEALTRVEGVGPKTVGTLYEALGITTLEELAEAAEAGRIREVKGFGAKTEQNIRKNVAFAREARRRERLGDARPLAEDALAHLRDSDAVESAEVAGSIRRWRDTTGDVDVLVASEAGPEVVDAFVEWPAVTDTVEAGESKARVRADGMQVDLRVVVPDEFGAALQYFTGSKEHNVDLRNRAIARELKMNEYGVFDVSGVDDPEVGQRVGERIAGETEASMYAALDLPLVPPEIREGTGEIEAAVAGELPDLVGTDEIRGDLHTHTDWSDGGYSIAAMATAAADRGYDYYAVTDHATGPGMVGGVGLADAALEDQMAAVDDARNEVGDGFALLHGVETNIDADGDLSTADDVLAALDVVVASPHAALGQDRETATERLVCAVEHPSVDILGHPTGRLIGRREGLDPDVERVAAAAADAGTALEINADPARLDLRGALVRAAIDAGATVVVDTDAHSPDALDYVRYGVHTARRGWCEVADVLNTRDPEGLRSFLH, via the coding sequence GTGAGCCGCAACGACGAGGTGGCCGCGAGGCTGGAGGAGTTCGCGGACCTTCTCGAAGCCAACGGCGTCGAGTACAAGCCGAACTCGTACCGCCGCGCCGCGGAGAACGTCCGGGAGCACACCGAGCCGATCGAGGACCTCGCCGGCGAGGGTGAAGACGCGGTGGCGACGATCGACGGCGTCGGCGACGCCATCTCCGCGAAGATCGTCGAGTACATCCAAACGGGGGAGATCGAGGAGCTGGCGGCGCTCCGGGAGGAACTCCCGGTCGACATCGAGGCGCTCACCCGCGTCGAAGGCGTCGGCCCGAAGACCGTCGGCACGCTCTACGAGGCACTCGGGATCACGACCTTAGAAGAGCTCGCCGAGGCCGCCGAGGCGGGGCGGATCCGCGAGGTGAAGGGGTTCGGCGCCAAAACCGAGCAGAACATCCGCAAGAACGTCGCGTTCGCGCGGGAGGCACGGCGCCGGGAACGCCTCGGGGACGCGCGCCCGCTGGCAGAGGACGCGCTGGCACACCTCCGCGACTCCGACGCCGTCGAGTCCGCCGAGGTGGCGGGGTCGATCCGCCGGTGGCGCGACACCACCGGCGACGTGGACGTGCTCGTCGCCTCGGAAGCGGGCCCCGAGGTCGTCGACGCGTTCGTCGAGTGGCCGGCGGTGACGGACACGGTCGAGGCCGGCGAGTCGAAGGCGCGGGTCCGCGCCGACGGGATGCAGGTCGACCTCCGGGTGGTCGTCCCCGACGAGTTCGGGGCGGCGCTGCAGTACTTCACCGGGAGCAAGGAGCACAACGTCGACCTCCGGAACCGCGCGATCGCCCGCGAGTTGAAGATGAACGAGTACGGCGTCTTCGACGTCTCCGGCGTCGACGACCCGGAGGTCGGCCAGCGCGTCGGCGAGCGGATCGCCGGGGAGACGGAAGCCTCGATGTACGCGGCCCTGGATCTCCCGCTCGTCCCGCCGGAGATTCGTGAGGGCACCGGGGAGATCGAGGCCGCAGTCGCGGGGGAGCTCCCCGACCTCGTCGGGACCGACGAGATCCGCGGTGACCTCCACACGCACACCGACTGGTCCGACGGCGGCTATTCGATCGCGGCGATGGCGACCGCCGCCGCCGACCGCGGGTACGACTACTACGCGGTCACCGACCACGCGACCGGCCCGGGGATGGTGGGCGGCGTCGGCCTCGCCGACGCGGCGCTCGAAGACCAGATGGCCGCCGTCGACGACGCCCGCAACGAGGTCGGCGACGGGTTCGCGCTGTTGCACGGCGTCGAGACCAACATCGACGCCGACGGCGACCTCTCGACGGCCGACGATGTGCTCGCGGCGTTGGACGTGGTGGTCGCGTCGCCGCACGCCGCGCTCGGCCAGGATCGTGAGACTGCCACCGAGCGGCTGGTGTGTGCGGTCGAACACCCGAGCGTCGACATCCTGGGACACCCGACCGGACGGCTGATCGGCCGGCGCGAGGGGCTTGATCCCGACGTCGAGCGGGTCGCCGCGGCCGCGGCCGACGCCGGCACCGCCCTCGAAATCAACGCCGACCCCGCCCGCCTCGACCTCCGCGGGGCACTCGTCCGGGCCGCGATCGATGCGGGGGCGACCGTCGTGGTCGACACCGACGCCCACTCGCCGGACGCGCTCGACTACGTCCGGTACGGCGTCCACACGGCCCGCCGTGGGTGGTGTGAGGTAGCCGACGTACTCAACACACGCGACCCAGAGGGCCTCCGGTCGTTCCTCCACTGA
- a CDS encoding alkaline phosphatase family protein: protein MGLFDRLRGESDPRVAFVGVDGVPFSLLADNRERFPNFAALADEGSAGAIDSIVPPESSACWPSLTTGVNPGGTGVYGFQDRETGSYDTYVPMGRDVQATRLWDRVTDAGRQASVLNVPVTFPPQRDVQRMVSGFLSPGVEKAAHPDSFRDELEDIGYRIDVNAKLGHDDDKTAFVEDAHETLEKRFEAFQSILGRDDWDLFFGVFMTTDRVNHFLFKDYEQDGANREAFLEFYEKVDEYVGKIRSSLPEDVTLVVASDHGFTSLDYEVHCNAWLEEEGWLSYEDDDHEELGDVSADTRAYSFIPGRFYINLEGREPDGAVPQSEYDDVRAELKADLEALEGPDGRPVADRVVEKEDAFRGDHDDIAPDLVVVPNHGFDLKSGFKGHEEVFGTGPRNGMHSFDNASLFVDDPDVSIDDADLYDIAPTILDLLDVDYSRTEFDGATLCK, encoded by the coding sequence ATGGGATTGTTCGACCGGCTGCGCGGGGAGAGCGACCCGCGCGTCGCATTCGTCGGGGTCGACGGCGTGCCGTTCAGTCTGCTCGCCGACAACCGTGAACGGTTTCCGAACTTCGCCGCGCTCGCAGACGAGGGCAGCGCCGGCGCCATCGACAGCATCGTCCCGCCGGAGTCCTCGGCGTGTTGGCCGTCGCTGACCACGGGCGTGAACCCGGGCGGGACGGGCGTCTACGGGTTCCAGGACCGCGAGACGGGGTCGTACGACACCTACGTGCCGATGGGTCGGGACGTCCAGGCGACCCGGCTGTGGGACCGCGTCACCGACGCCGGCCGCCAGGCCAGCGTCCTCAACGTCCCGGTGACGTTCCCCCCACAGCGCGACGTCCAGCGCATGGTCTCGGGGTTTCTGTCGCCGGGCGTCGAGAAGGCCGCCCACCCCGATTCGTTCCGCGACGAGCTCGAAGACATCGGCTACCGGATCGACGTCAACGCCAAACTCGGTCACGACGACGACAAGACCGCGTTCGTCGAGGACGCCCACGAGACCCTCGAGAAGCGGTTCGAGGCGTTCCAGTCGATCCTCGGCCGCGACGACTGGGACCTCTTTTTCGGGGTGTTTATGACCACCGACCGGGTGAACCACTTCCTGTTCAAGGATTACGAACAGGACGGCGCGAACAGGGAGGCGTTCCTGGAGTTCTACGAGAAGGTCGACGAGTACGTCGGGAAGATCCGCTCGTCGCTGCCGGAGGACGTAACTCTCGTGGTGGCGTCGGACCACGGGTTCACCTCCCTGGACTACGAGGTCCACTGCAACGCGTGGCTCGAGGAGGAGGGATGGCTCTCCTACGAGGACGACGACCACGAGGAGCTCGGCGACGTCTCCGCCGACACCCGGGCGTACTCGTTCATTCCGGGGCGGTTCTACATCAACCTCGAAGGCCGCGAGCCCGACGGCGCCGTCCCCCAGTCGGAGTACGACGACGTTCGCGCGGAGCTCAAAGCCGACCTCGAAGCGCTCGAAGGCCCGGACGGCCGGCCGGTCGCCGACCGCGTCGTCGAGAAGGAAGACGCCTTCCGCGGGGACCACGACGACATCGCCCCCGACCTCGTGGTCGTGCCGAACCACGGCTTCGACCTCAAATCCGGGTTCAAGGGTCACGAGGAGGTGTTCGGCACGGGACCCCGGAACGGGATGCACAGCTTCGACAACGCCTCGCTGTTCGTCGACGACCCCGACGTGTCGATCGACGACGCCGACCTCTACGACATCGCGCCGACCATCCTCGACCTGCTCGACGTCGACTACTCCCGGACGGAGTTCGACGGCGCGACTCTCTGTAAGTAG